In a genomic window of Pseudoglutamicibacter albus:
- the glsA gene encoding glutaminase A codes for MRTPVPDYLHDIMESCIDDGEVASYIPELANANPNTFGIALCMDDGTVYEVGDYQHEFSLQSAAKPFAYALAVEHLGPDGVEEHVGVEPSGDAFNSASVDAKTGKPSNPMINIGAITTYALTGPISLTPEERYENVRLGMSRFAGRELEPDIPVYESEMANAWRNLSLAYLVRSTGHFTLPPHDVVDGYTKVCSLKVTPHDLAVMGMTLGNGGINPITQERVVSEDTAQRVLSVMSTCGMYDASGDWMTDVGIPAKSGVSGGIVGVLPGQASLATFSPRLDTYGNSVRGLQAFTRLSQDLGLHIMSLPPTGESTVRSVARRDQGDGPELHVDIQGPLRFSSAERVMRTLAALPVGEEPVVLDVSRVGSADRISVRMIHESMHRLHTDGHQVMVRDPNGVLRDRWDYNWEE; via the coding sequence ATGCGTACCCCCGTACCGGATTACCTCCACGACATCATGGAGTCCTGCATCGACGACGGCGAAGTCGCCAGCTACATCCCCGAACTCGCCAACGCGAACCCCAACACGTTCGGTATCGCGTTGTGCATGGATGACGGCACCGTGTATGAGGTCGGCGATTATCAGCATGAATTCTCGCTGCAATCCGCCGCTAAACCGTTTGCGTACGCGCTCGCTGTTGAACACCTGGGGCCCGATGGGGTCGAAGAACACGTGGGCGTGGAGCCGTCCGGTGACGCGTTCAACTCGGCTTCGGTTGACGCTAAAACAGGTAAGCCCAGCAACCCGATGATCAACATCGGCGCGATCACCACCTACGCACTCACTGGGCCAATCAGCCTCACGCCCGAGGAACGCTACGAGAACGTGCGCCTCGGGATGTCCCGCTTTGCAGGGCGTGAACTCGAACCGGACATACCCGTCTATGAATCGGAGATGGCCAACGCGTGGCGCAACCTCTCGCTCGCCTATCTTGTGCGCTCGACCGGGCACTTCACCCTGCCACCGCACGATGTTGTGGACGGCTACACCAAAGTCTGCTCCCTCAAAGTCACCCCGCACGACCTCGCCGTGATGGGCATGACCCTTGGCAACGGCGGGATCAACCCCATAACCCAAGAACGCGTGGTCAGCGAAGACACCGCCCAACGCGTGCTGTCCGTGATGTCGACCTGCGGAATGTATGACGCCTCTGGCGACTGGATGACCGACGTCGGCATCCCCGCTAAATCCGGGGTCTCCGGCGGCATCGTCGGCGTGCTGCCCGGCCAGGCATCGCTCGCGACGTTCTCGCCGCGGCTAGACACCTACGGCAACTCCGTGCGCGGCCTGCAAGCGTTCACGCGGCTCTCCCAGGACCTCGGCCTGCACATCATGTCGCTACCACCCACCGGCGAATCCACGGTCCGCTCCGTTGCCCGCCGCGACCAAGGCGACGGCCCGGAACTGCACGTGGACATTCAAGGCCCGCTGCGGTTCTCGTCTGCCGAACGCGTCATGCGTACCCTTGCGGCCCTCCCGGTCGGCGAGGAACCCGTGGTCCTCGATGTCTCCCGCGTCGGTTCCGCCGACCGCATCAGTGTGCGCATGATCCACGAATCCATGCACCGCCTCCACACCGACGGCCACCAAGTTATGGTCCGCGACCCCAACGGCGTACTGCGCGACCGCTGGGACTACAACTGGGAAGAATAA
- the hutG gene encoding formimidoylglutamase, which yields MFHIPPQPWTGRIDGDGPEHARWHSTIQPLHMHDAPGTVAPGSTLPPGSGAPGAEEPGLVEPGVVEPGTVLLGFASDEGVRRNQGRVGAAEGPQKLREMLASMAVHPKSGQPNYPRYDAGNINVTNSDLESGQAAFGERVTELLDAGHFTVGLGGGHEIAYASYLGVADHLARVHGGEPFTLGVLNLDAHFDLREAERPTSGTGFLQMYQAEAAAGRALHYGVVGISPASNTTTLFRQAKAMGAEFLLDTECGHREEVTGFIRDFSSSVDYLYLTIDLDVLPAATAPGVSAPAAYGVDLPTVHAAALTAARTKKLVHLDVAELNPSLDVDNRTARTAARLIDEIVRAHESTRK from the coding sequence ATGTTCCACATCCCTCCGCAGCCGTGGACCGGCCGCATCGACGGTGACGGCCCCGAACACGCCCGCTGGCACTCCACCATCCAGCCGCTCCACATGCACGATGCGCCGGGCACAGTAGCGCCGGGCAGTACCCTACCGCCCGGTTCCGGGGCGCCCGGCGCTGAAGAACCTGGCTTGGTAGAACCCGGCGTGGTAGAACCCGGCACCGTGTTGCTCGGGTTCGCATCGGATGAGGGGGTGAGGCGTAATCAGGGCCGCGTGGGTGCCGCGGAAGGACCGCAGAAACTCCGCGAGATGCTCGCCTCGATGGCGGTGCACCCTAAGTCCGGCCAACCGAACTACCCGAGATACGACGCCGGGAACATCAACGTCACTAACAGCGACCTTGAGAGCGGTCAGGCGGCTTTCGGCGAGCGCGTCACGGAGCTTCTGGACGCTGGCCATTTCACGGTGGGGTTGGGTGGCGGTCACGAGATCGCGTACGCGAGCTATCTGGGGGTGGCTGACCACCTGGCCCGGGTGCATGGCGGGGAGCCGTTCACGCTCGGGGTGCTCAACCTGGATGCCCATTTCGACCTGCGGGAGGCTGAGCGGCCCACGTCGGGGACGGGTTTCCTCCAGATGTATCAAGCGGAAGCCGCTGCGGGTAGGGCGCTGCACTACGGCGTCGTAGGTATCAGCCCCGCGTCCAACACCACTACTTTGTTCCGGCAGGCTAAAGCGATGGGTGCTGAGTTCCTGCTCGATACCGAATGCGGCCATCGTGAGGAAGTCACCGGTTTCATCCGCGATTTCAGTAGCAGCGTCGATTACCTCTATCTCACAATCGACCTCGATGTGTTGCCTGCCGCGACAGCGCCCGGGGTTTCCGCGCCGGCCGCCTACGGTGTCGATCTGCCCACGGTCCACGCCGCGGCCCTCACTGCGGCGCGCACCAAGAAACTCGTGCACCTCGATGTAGCCGAACTCAACCCGAGCCTGGATGTGGATAACCGTACCGCCCGCACGGCAGCGCGCCTCATCGACGAAATTGTGCGTGCCCACGAAAGCACCCGCAAGTAG
- a CDS encoding S1C family serine protease, whose amino-acid sequence MHPVFGNAPPPGGAPQLAPYMRAPQHPAYSQSAAYGHSPAYPHGSAYGQHPGFPGPHRGRPARRRGRVGSNIAALLVVMLAITAWLVPSIVLDPSTISNPGPDTTQQQPGQQKPDPGTQGEAAVPAQPGNLAKSLSEAKPPTVRFPPEPKGPEPRETGPIKEGTVLNKGVPGLVIVESTMPGYLAGGGTGLIATPDGYVITNYHVVQGSSGITVQDTHTKKRYEATLVGHNALKDIAVLKLNNASNLRTIATRYDEKVTLGMRVTVIGNGGAKGVLQQLYGRITDLSVNISTRAQGSVPGGSLKNLLATSADVVQGYSGGAMMNRDGRVVGMTVAASEGPNARMVYGYAIPINTVIDETQRILDGNGGDGTVIGRPAAFGITIRTDEKPNPRAPGLIIESFLEDSPLPALGIKKGDRITKLNGKTIESYTDLKRALAPLEPGQKVSIAWSGKGGGKDGAGQGTVTLIRSSVN is encoded by the coding sequence ATGCACCCGGTCTTTGGGAACGCACCGCCACCTGGTGGCGCCCCGCAGCTCGCCCCCTACATGCGCGCGCCGCAGCACCCTGCCTATTCTCAGAGCGCCGCTTACGGTCACAGCCCTGCTTATCCGCACGGTTCTGCTTACGGCCAGCATCCAGGCTTCCCCGGGCCCCACCGTGGGCGTCCGGCGCGCAGGCGAGGCCGCGTCGGAAGCAACATCGCGGCCCTCTTGGTGGTCATGCTGGCGATCACCGCGTGGCTGGTGCCCAGCATCGTGTTGGACCCATCCACCATCAGCAACCCCGGGCCTGACACCACACAGCAACAGCCAGGGCAACAAAAGCCTGATCCGGGGACGCAAGGCGAAGCCGCCGTCCCCGCTCAGCCGGGAAACCTCGCGAAAAGCCTCAGCGAGGCCAAGCCGCCCACGGTTCGTTTCCCACCTGAACCTAAAGGCCCAGAACCCCGCGAAACCGGCCCCATCAAAGAAGGCACGGTACTGAATAAGGGCGTGCCGGGGCTCGTCATCGTTGAATCCACCATGCCCGGCTACCTCGCCGGCGGCGGGACTGGGCTCATCGCGACACCGGACGGCTACGTCATCACCAACTACCACGTGGTGCAAGGCTCCAGCGGGATCACAGTCCAAGACACCCACACAAAGAAACGCTACGAAGCCACGCTCGTGGGGCATAACGCGCTCAAAGACATCGCGGTCCTCAAACTCAACAACGCCTCCAACCTGCGCACCATCGCAACCCGCTACGACGAAAAAGTCACGCTCGGTATGCGCGTCACCGTGATCGGTAACGGCGGAGCCAAAGGCGTGCTTCAGCAGCTCTACGGCAGGATCACGGACCTCAGCGTCAACATCAGCACCCGTGCCCAAGGCTCAGTGCCGGGTGGTTCCCTCAAGAACTTGCTGGCCACCAGCGCCGACGTGGTCCAGGGCTATTCGGGTGGGGCGATGATGAACCGCGATGGCCGCGTGGTCGGTATGACCGTCGCCGCTTCCGAAGGCCCCAACGCCCGTATGGTTTATGGTTACGCGATCCCTATCAACACCGTGATCGATGAAACCCAGCGCATCCTCGACGGAAACGGCGGAGACGGCACCGTGATCGGCCGGCCGGCCGCCTTCGGCATCACGATCCGCACCGACGAAAAACCCAACCCCCGCGCACCCGGGCTCATCATCGAAAGTTTCCTCGAAGATTCGCCGCTACCGGCGCTCGGCATCAAAAAAGGCGACCGGATCACGAAGCTCAACGGCAAAACCATCGAAAGCTACACCGACCTCAAACGCGCCCTAGCCCCGCTGGAACCCGGCCAGAAAGTCAGCATCGCGTGGAGCGGCAAAGGCGGCGGGAAAGACGGGGCCGGTCAAGGAACCGTAACCCTCATCCGCTCAAGTGTGAACTAA
- a CDS encoding metal-dependent transcriptional regulator encodes MSSGENAVPSPERATAERPPNGLSPAELDQISPVAQDYVKEIWASIEWGGEPISTSMLASRFQTSAPNVSETLRRLARQGLITYEPYKPVALTQKGRAVALMMVRRHRLIETYLVESLGYTWDEVHEDAERLEHAASARFVDRIDALLGHPRMDPHGDPIPGADLTMPPMDDVAALAELGPGMYEVVRIADDDPQVLRRLESVGVQPGARVEINDAGAGIAADGSALLEAELTAMYARPLGAASAAEA; translated from the coding sequence ATGAGTTCTGGCGAGAACGCTGTGCCCTCACCTGAGCGAGCTACGGCTGAACGGCCGCCAAACGGGCTGTCCCCGGCTGAGCTGGATCAGATTTCCCCGGTCGCCCAGGACTATGTCAAGGAGATTTGGGCATCCATCGAGTGGGGTGGGGAACCGATCTCCACGTCCATGTTGGCTTCGCGTTTCCAAACCTCTGCGCCCAACGTGTCTGAGACTCTGCGCCGTTTGGCGCGGCAGGGCCTCATCACGTACGAGCCGTATAAGCCTGTGGCTCTCACACAGAAGGGGCGTGCGGTTGCGCTCATGATGGTGCGCCGCCACCGCCTCATCGAAACCTACCTGGTCGAATCGCTCGGCTACACGTGGGACGAGGTGCACGAGGATGCCGAACGCCTCGAGCACGCCGCATCGGCGCGGTTCGTGGACCGGATCGACGCCCTACTCGGGCATCCACGCATGGACCCTCATGGGGACCCGATCCCCGGCGCGGACCTCACGATGCCGCCCATGGATGACGTCGCAGCGCTCGCTGAGCTGGGCCCGGGCATGTATGAGGTGGTGCGGATCGCTGACGATGACCCGCAGGTTCTGCGCAGGCTGGAATCGGTGGGTGTCCAGCCGGGTGCCCGCGTCGAGATCAACGATGCGGGAGCCGGCATCGCCGCAGACGGTTCCGCACTGCTGGAGGCAGAGCTCACGGCGATGTATGCGCGCCCGCTCGGCGCCGCATCGGCCGCTGAGGCCTAA
- a CDS encoding SseB family protein has protein sequence MSHTHDHEHSHQNPGHQNHGENNPSQPRMSDTRSEAAIAHQEKFPRPEKDQPGGALLRSYIAYDQGPNGDTLLAFGSDFFGTKLYVPVAARSASGAVTQLVAHGFEELRVVEAAFSEEEARSLWTQIRPDDEVPEFAGLYGDELAEIAFKDTSFGASGITGIVVDPMDTGMLIRPEDETMQFPLRNGRLRAAVLAGHDDAVQALMGEGEVVLMTQKTGEGEREGVAFMKNKETGEMILPVFSSTLEVFRHNPDAGSVMVPLTSLRTTVKPGMGMVIDPASPEAVELPSAELEEVGYYQS, from the coding sequence ATGAGCCACACGCACGATCACGAGCACAGCCATCAGAACCCCGGCCATCAGAACCACGGCGAGAACAACCCGAGCCAGCCGCGGATGAGCGACACCCGTAGCGAGGCCGCGATCGCGCATCAAGAGAAGTTCCCGCGCCCGGAGAAGGACCAGCCGGGCGGGGCGCTGTTGCGTTCCTATATCGCCTACGATCAGGGCCCCAACGGGGACACTCTGCTCGCGTTCGGTTCCGACTTTTTTGGCACCAAGCTCTACGTTCCGGTGGCGGCCCGTAGCGCATCGGGGGCTGTGACCCAGCTGGTTGCGCACGGCTTCGAGGAGCTGCGGGTGGTGGAGGCCGCGTTCTCCGAAGAGGAGGCACGCAGCCTGTGGACGCAGATCCGCCCCGACGATGAGGTGCCCGAGTTCGCGGGCCTGTACGGGGATGAGCTCGCCGAGATCGCGTTCAAAGACACCAGCTTTGGCGCAAGCGGAATCACCGGGATTGTGGTGGACCCGATGGACACCGGGATGCTGATCCGTCCCGAAGACGAAACCATGCAGTTCCCTCTACGCAACGGCCGGTTACGTGCCGCGGTGCTTGCAGGCCACGACGACGCGGTCCAGGCCCTCATGGGTGAGGGCGAGGTGGTCTTGATGACCCAGAAAACCGGTGAGGGTGAACGCGAGGGCGTTGCGTTCATGAAGAATAAAGAGACCGGCGAGATGATCCTGCCGGTGTTCTCCTCAACGCTTGAAGTGTTCCGGCACAACCCTGACGCCGGCTCCGTGATGGTGCCGCTAACCAGCCTGCGCACCACCGTGAAACCTGGGATGGGCATGGTCATCGACCCAGCCAGCCCCGAAGCCGTCGAACTGCCGAGCGCCGAGCTGGAAGAGGTCGGCTACTACCAAAGCTAG
- a CDS encoding GntR family transcriptional regulator: protein MAGYGVSAAASAAARLRELIAAGQMPPGHQLREVALAAELDVSRNTLREAFTALAGEGLVERIRNRGVFVAVPKADDVRRIFAARRLMEPAALAWGEFDSGQLDTLRMHAERAELAQRWGDLDGMAAENQAFQTVLMLVGGSDILNGLMGRIQAAMRLLFDSMSAVPAFHALYVQGHRKVAELLDAGEPFGAAQAWREVLANAEAELLKHLTA from the coding sequence GTGGCTGGATACGGCGTTTCAGCGGCGGCGTCCGCGGCCGCGCGCTTGCGGGAGTTGATCGCCGCCGGGCAGATGCCGCCGGGGCATCAGCTGCGGGAGGTCGCGTTGGCGGCCGAACTCGATGTTTCACGCAACACGCTGCGTGAAGCGTTCACCGCGCTCGCCGGGGAGGGCCTTGTTGAACGGATACGGAACCGCGGCGTGTTCGTTGCGGTCCCGAAAGCCGACGATGTGCGCCGCATCTTCGCCGCCCGCAGGCTCATGGAGCCTGCCGCGCTCGCGTGGGGCGAGTTCGATTCCGGGCAGCTGGATACGCTACGCATGCATGCCGAACGCGCGGAACTTGCCCAACGCTGGGGGGACCTGGACGGGATGGCGGCCGAAAACCAGGCGTTCCAGACGGTGCTGATGCTCGTTGGCGGCTCAGATATTCTGAATGGCCTCATGGGGCGGATCCAGGCGGCGATGCGGTTGCTTTTCGATTCGATGTCCGCCGTCCCGGCCTTCCACGCCTTGTATGTTCAAGGGCACCGAAAAGTAGCCGAGCTACTCGATGCGGGGGAGCCTTTCGGTGCGGCCCAAGCGTGGCGTGAAGTGCTTGCGAACGCAGAAGCAGAACTCCTCAAGCACCTCACCGCCTAG
- a CDS encoding 5-oxoprolinase subunit B/C family protein yields the protein MTSSGASPDAVARPRMLRVGFSGLLLEFDDTASRMAWNREIQREPVDGMVDAVMAAESILLTFVDPVSLMLAGVSLQGREPQPLEADAARLVTIPVVYDGEDLAHAAELAGMSVDALIDAHTRIDWLADFAGFAPGFMYLKPRELNGGPVIEVPRRDSPRTRVPEGSVALAGQQSAVYPQPTPGGWQLIGSTTERMWDVSREQPSLLVPGDTVRFEAVREHISASETRGADAGVEGAGAEDAVARIVVDASGPQALVQDVGRPAVGSLGAGQAGAADVWGLAEANNAVGNHAGAAAIEFLLGNAKFTARDDVTIALGGAVGPAQIVRGGASMGQPATEAPVGEAFELAAGESLHIGFTPEGVRGYLAVKGGFIAEEVLGSRSTDTLSGLGPAPLAAGDVLGVLAGEGDGGPNADPAPDPAATAVHTVEVIEPIDYPVAGEVTVLRYSPGPRDDWFGPEGLEHLEETVWEVSTDSNRVGARLKPAEDAQPLKRVRSGELATEGMVTGALQVPPSGEPVLFLADHPVTGGYPVIGVVIEADIRLAAQLPPGARVQFERVVQFERV from the coding sequence ATGACTAGCTCCGGTGCTAGCCCAGACGCTGTAGCCCGCCCGCGGATGCTGCGCGTGGGGTTCTCGGGCCTGCTGCTGGAGTTTGATGACACGGCCTCCCGGATGGCGTGGAACCGCGAGATACAGCGCGAGCCCGTGGACGGCATGGTCGATGCGGTCATGGCGGCTGAGTCGATCCTGTTGACGTTCGTTGACCCGGTTTCGTTGATGCTCGCCGGAGTGAGCTTGCAGGGCCGGGAACCGCAGCCCTTGGAAGCCGATGCCGCGCGGCTGGTGACGATCCCGGTGGTCTATGACGGCGAGGACCTCGCGCACGCCGCCGAACTTGCCGGTATGAGCGTGGATGCGTTGATCGACGCGCACACCCGCATTGATTGGCTCGCCGATTTTGCCGGATTCGCGCCGGGATTCATGTATCTCAAGCCGCGCGAACTCAACGGCGGACCCGTGATCGAGGTTCCACGCCGAGATTCCCCACGGACCCGCGTCCCGGAAGGCTCAGTCGCGTTGGCCGGGCAACAGAGCGCGGTCTATCCGCAACCGACACCCGGCGGCTGGCAACTCATCGGCTCCACTACCGAACGCATGTGGGATGTGTCGCGTGAGCAGCCCTCGCTGCTGGTCCCCGGCGACACGGTCCGTTTCGAGGCCGTCCGCGAACACATATCCGCGAGCGAAACGCGCGGCGCTGACGCCGGCGTTGAGGGTGCCGGTGCCGAGGATGCTGTGGCGCGCATCGTGGTGGATGCCTCGGGGCCGCAGGCCTTGGTTCAGGACGTGGGCCGGCCAGCGGTCGGTTCGCTGGGTGCGGGGCAGGCTGGCGCGGCTGACGTGTGGGGGCTTGCGGAGGCGAATAACGCGGTGGGCAACCACGCCGGTGCCGCCGCGATCGAGTTCCTGCTCGGTAACGCGAAGTTCACGGCCCGGGACGACGTGACGATCGCCCTCGGTGGAGCCGTTGGCCCCGCGCAGATAGTGCGGGGCGGCGCATCGATGGGCCAACCGGCGACAGAGGCCCCTGTGGGGGAGGCGTTCGAGCTCGCGGCGGGGGAGAGCCTGCACATCGGCTTCACTCCAGAAGGGGTGCGCGGCTACCTCGCGGTCAAGGGCGGCTTCATAGCCGAAGAGGTTCTGGGATCGCGCTCGACTGACACGCTTTCGGGGCTAGGCCCCGCCCCACTCGCCGCAGGCGATGTGCTCGGTGTGCTCGCGGGAGAAGGCGACGGCGGGCCGAATGCAGACCCAGCACCAGACCCCGCCGCCACAGCAGTCCACACCGTTGAGGTGATCGAGCCGATCGATTATCCGGTCGCCGGCGAGGTCACGGTTCTGCGGTATTCGCCGGGCCCACGCGATGATTGGTTCGGGCCCGAGGGGCTTGAGCATCTAGAAGAGACTGTGTGGGAGGTTTCCACGGATTCAAACCGTGTGGGCGCGCGCCTGAAACCGGCTGAGGATGCCCAGCCGCTCAAGCGCGTGCGTTCAGGCGAGCTGGCGACCGAAGGCATGGTCACGGGCGCGCTTCAGGTCCCGCCGAGTGGTGAGCCGGTGCTGTTCCTGGCCGACCACCCGGTCACGGGCGGCTATCCGGTGATCGGCGTGGTGATCGAGGCCGATATTCGCCTCGCCGCGCAACTACCGCCTGGCGCCAGGGTGCAGTTCGAACGGGTAGTTCAATTCGAGAGGGTTTGA
- a CDS encoding LamB/YcsF family protein, protein MRVDLNGDMGESFGSWSMGDDAALLQHVSSANIACGFHAGDPSHMRATARAAVEAGVAVGAHVAYRDLAGFGRRFMDVSPRELADDVLYQIGALDAMVRAAGGKLTYVKPHGALYNTIAHHEQQARAVIDGVRAFSADVAVLLLPGSVALDIAAQKGVRGVGEAFADRGYTPEGRLVSRREPGAVIHDAQAVVERVVDWARTGEFTAVDGSRVQVAAESLCLHGDTPGAVEIAAKVRAGLTEAGVKIEAFA, encoded by the coding sequence GTGCGTGTTGATTTGAATGGTGACATGGGCGAGTCTTTCGGCTCGTGGTCGATGGGGGACGATGCCGCGCTACTGCAGCACGTGAGTTCGGCCAATATTGCGTGCGGTTTCCACGCGGGGGACCCCTCGCATATGCGCGCCACGGCCCGCGCCGCGGTTGAAGCCGGCGTTGCGGTGGGTGCACATGTCGCGTACCGGGATTTGGCTGGCTTTGGCCGCCGGTTCATGGATGTTTCCCCGAGGGAACTCGCGGATGACGTTTTGTATCAGATCGGTGCGTTGGATGCGATGGTGCGTGCCGCTGGCGGGAAGCTCACGTATGTGAAGCCGCACGGCGCGCTGTATAACACGATTGCGCATCATGAGCAGCAGGCGCGTGCAGTGATCGATGGGGTGCGCGCTTTCTCCGCTGACGTGGCGGTTTTGTTGTTGCCGGGTTCGGTCGCGTTGGATATTGCCGCGCAGAAGGGTGTGCGTGGCGTGGGGGAGGCCTTTGCCGACCGCGGCTATACGCCGGAGGGCCGGCTGGTGTCCCGCCGCGAGCCGGGGGCTGTGATCCATGATGCCCAGGCCGTGGTTGAGCGGGTGGTGGATTGGGCACGCACGGGCGAATTCACTGCCGTGGATGGTTCGCGGGTGCAGGTTGCGGCGGAGTCGCTGTGCCTGCACGGCGATACCCCGGGCGCGGTCGAGATCGCGGCGAAGGTCCGCGCCGGGCTCACCGAGGCCGGCGTGAAGATCGAGGCGTTCGCATGA
- a CDS encoding MATE family efflux transporter, which yields MPVKKTVEFPGLARQIIALALPALGALIAEPLFLLADTAIIGHLGVGELAGAGLGTTILHTAVGLMIFLAYATTPAVARAYGARNMPKALAAGRDGMWLGLFLGVGLALLGYVSVPWLTGLFGPDEATHAFAIDYVRWSMPGVPAMLLVLAATGVLRGLQDGKTPLIVASAGFGLNIVLNFSLVYLAGMSVAGAALGTSIAQWIMAAVYLVLLVPRIRAGGVGLAPSRAGLRASAQAGGWLMIRTAALRIALLLTVWAATAHGAVTLAAHQLAFTFFSTLAFALDAIAIAAQSLIGKELGAGNTDRAQALTTTMVRWGFWFGAIVGAVLAATAVWLPRAFTPSGEVAHAATVALVILAVMQPVAGIVFVLDGVLIGAGDHRYLAIASCIQLAVYVPFLAVAALVSLPGLVLAWIWVAFGVYMVARWVTLEVRSRSGAWLVSG from the coding sequence GTGCCCGTGAAGAAGACAGTTGAGTTCCCTGGCTTGGCGCGGCAGATTATCGCGCTCGCGCTGCCTGCGTTGGGGGCGTTGATCGCGGAGCCGCTGTTTCTTCTGGCTGATACCGCGATCATCGGGCACCTCGGGGTGGGGGAACTCGCCGGCGCAGGTTTGGGCACCACGATCCTGCACACCGCGGTGGGGCTCATGATTTTCCTCGCGTACGCGACCACCCCCGCCGTCGCCCGAGCATACGGCGCACGGAATATGCCGAAGGCGCTCGCCGCGGGCCGTGACGGGATGTGGCTCGGGCTGTTCTTAGGTGTAGGGCTTGCACTCCTGGGTTATGTTTCGGTGCCGTGGCTCACGGGGCTGTTCGGCCCGGATGAGGCCACGCACGCGTTCGCGATCGATTATGTGCGCTGGTCCATGCCGGGCGTCCCGGCGATGCTGCTGGTGCTGGCTGCGACCGGTGTTTTACGTGGCCTGCAGGACGGCAAGACCCCGCTGATCGTTGCGAGCGCGGGCTTCGGCTTGAATATTGTCCTGAATTTTTCGCTCGTGTATCTGGCGGGCATGTCGGTTGCGGGCGCTGCGCTGGGGACTTCGATCGCTCAATGGATCATGGCGGCCGTCTACCTCGTGTTGCTGGTTCCGCGGATCCGTGCAGGCGGGGTGGGGCTAGCTCCATCTCGGGCTGGTTTGCGGGCCTCAGCCCAGGCAGGCGGATGGCTCATGATCCGTACCGCGGCGTTGCGGATAGCACTGTTGCTAACGGTGTGGGCCGCCACCGCCCACGGCGCCGTGACGCTGGCAGCGCATCAGCTCGCGTTCACGTTCTTCTCAACGCTTGCGTTCGCGTTGGACGCGATCGCGATCGCCGCGCAGTCACTCATCGGCAAAGAACTCGGTGCAGGCAACACAGACCGGGCGCAGGCGTTGACCACCACGATGGTGCGGTGGGGTTTCTGGTTCGGCGCCATCGTTGGCGCAGTGCTTGCCGCAACAGCCGTGTGGCTGCCGCGAGCGTTCACCCCCTCAGGTGAGGTCGCGCACGCCGCAACGGTCGCGCTGGTGATTCTTGCGGTGATGCAGCCGGTAGCCGGGATCGTGTTCGTTCTGGACGGGGTGCTGATCGGGGCGGGGGACCACCGCTATCTTGCGATCGCATCGTGCATTCAACTGGCCGTGTACGTGCCGTTTCTGGCGGTTGCGGCGTTGGTTTCGCTGCCGGGACTGGTTTTGGCGTGGATTTGGGTTGCGTTTGGCGTCTATATGGTGGCGCGGTGGGTTACGTTGGAAGTGCGGTCACGTTCAGGTGCGTGGCTCGTGAGCGGCTGA